In one Natronosalvus amylolyticus genomic region, the following are encoded:
- a CDS encoding PQQ-binding-like beta-propeller repeat protein — translation MHAATGEIDDTAVASLSESPAISNEHATNLQSLAKNDTQDDESTPAVRINNTVRGENDNFGSDGVATSGDTAYVMEGSDRLVAVDPSGETQWVADLPGSSTSPPTVADGRVYVTVSEFAAGELVAYDAVDGTELWSTSDAGVSLSSGTPAVVGEHVYVYEFTSPRTLHAFDPEDGSLIWSEGVSDDLFTFDADDETVYYVTDDVVGALNGSTGDLEWEIDDVLTGDVVAGPTVQDSLLYVSVESGWVDGINNPPSLLAIDVEDGTLHWRTQFEGDSDLEPVFVDGTAFVANDQSLYAIDPDTGVVLAQSLASEEIKDIAVDGDELIVPTADGLLRSLDTDFSVNWTLDVPPDTGDMSDVGWADAVAPVGETTFVVARTHWELGNTNADYVMYTTEPTSIAVSAVEVSTVEAEPGDIITAEATVTNVGDVTDTSSIVFEVYGPLSPIQPEEHVSNVTLDPGEDRTIDISFEVTSTGEYEITTLEAGTGELLPDPRPESAVVSVSHPDPNHDWGHEHFDAAGANNNPYTNAPGGPLQEVWTLEFDGGMNPPLVGDGFVIVHNETAIQSIDLETGEVKWEYAPEVADEDGQDQLSIERHVVVDGVVYFTTEHYTGDLALGDETYHVRLYALDVETGTAVWENDYSTFPENYRLNGNFLLVDEEGVLLELREYFRESPDVPMIDGDTLLSIDRDTGNLHESTPTLDAPIQHGVSTDDHIVFEANRTLYSLERDSLNDVSSRSLNTYTAELASNGEDVFVATRYYHGGDNPTPSELRDVGDIYALNPANLSDERWHAAPDTIYTEIGEYDRHYDLVVTDETLVSAAYYPDPLTVHYAFDLETGELMWEQRYDSPGREKRDLTAGDGVLYAPHTGLSPYTSTLDLATGEPVAESSLAGRYHTTVSNGTVLITDTGGVSALRESRAPEVVDLSLSKTEVRQGDTIEVDVTVHNPADVVVNVALELDWGEPVDDVTDDFELQPGETQTLNYEFDAWFGDNSAYVVVENSGLRDHVRTTSMYVPYTGQRNPLATFEFAPAEPVAGQSITFDAGESNPRHGDVEEYRWDFTGDGTIDTTTANVETTWTFEEPGMHPVTLVIVDESGFQGFQTIPVDVQGEVVPIERTALENARDAFDELADAYDSTAAEALVAEVDAGLDEGAYEDESEYASLLEDVYPHTEAVIDDLEGHVSTASFGAYGDAVSSLETALEEDADAETLALELDALNDAAAELEGWYFAVELQAVDTEVVVGETLTLPYEVTNTGIESGTQQVDLLVNGSTVATETHTVDASTSLEGEFTYETTQADAPSIEVVVQSPDDTDVTFVAIEEQEETLDPVAKTALENASTSFEGVSEEFDSPAAGTIVEEFDQALEGEIYDDNGDFALFIDNVTSLLEEVSDEIDGQVTDSSLADYDEAVTELHDLVESQSSPEALAAGLDAVSESADALEPSSSPGPGDDESGDDEDDSDEDDADEDDSDEDDSDEDDSDEDDADEDDSDEGDADEDDSDEGDADEDDSDEDDVDEGDADEDDSDGDDADEVESDEDDVDENGSDEDDADDDDGDDDDAVEGESDEDDEMATSDDDDGGSSDSLPGFGFITAVLALLAAGMLGLRKRA, via the coding sequence GTGCACGCTGCGACCGGGGAAATTGACGATACAGCTGTTGCAAGTCTTTCGGAGTCACCCGCAATCAGCAACGAACACGCGACGAACCTCCAGTCGTTGGCGAAGAATGATACCCAAGACGATGAATCGACCCCAGCAGTTCGTATCAACAATACTGTCCGAGGGGAAAACGATAATTTCGGAAGTGATGGGGTCGCGACATCGGGAGACACCGCCTACGTCATGGAGGGATCGGATCGGCTCGTAGCGGTCGATCCCTCCGGTGAGACGCAGTGGGTTGCGGACCTCCCGGGATCTTCCACGTCCCCTCCAACAGTCGCTGACGGGCGTGTCTACGTGACAGTAAGTGAATTCGCCGCGGGTGAACTCGTCGCCTACGATGCGGTGGACGGAACCGAACTGTGGAGCACATCGGACGCGGGCGTCAGTCTCAGTAGCGGGACTCCAGCCGTCGTTGGGGAGCACGTGTACGTCTATGAGTTCACGTCACCGCGGACGCTCCACGCCTTCGATCCCGAGGACGGATCGCTCATCTGGAGTGAGGGTGTCTCAGATGACCTGTTCACGTTTGACGCGGACGACGAGACGGTATACTACGTCACCGACGATGTCGTCGGTGCGCTGAATGGTTCCACGGGCGACCTCGAGTGGGAGATCGACGATGTCCTCACCGGGGACGTCGTCGCTGGACCGACCGTCCAAGACAGCCTCCTGTACGTGTCGGTCGAGAGCGGGTGGGTCGACGGCATCAACAATCCCCCGTCGCTCCTCGCTATCGATGTCGAAGATGGAACCCTGCACTGGCGAACTCAGTTCGAGGGTGATAGCGACCTCGAACCGGTCTTCGTCGATGGGACTGCGTTCGTCGCGAACGATCAATCCCTCTACGCGATCGATCCTGACACGGGCGTAGTGCTCGCCCAGTCCCTCGCTAGTGAGGAAATCAAGGATATCGCCGTCGACGGCGACGAGCTCATCGTCCCGACCGCCGACGGGTTACTCCGCTCGCTCGACACTGACTTCTCAGTGAACTGGACACTCGACGTTCCACCCGACACGGGTGACATGTCGGATGTGGGCTGGGCGGATGCCGTCGCACCCGTGGGTGAGACTACGTTTGTAGTGGCGCGAACGCACTGGGAGCTCGGTAATACGAACGCCGACTACGTGATGTACACAACTGAACCGACATCGATTGCCGTCTCCGCTGTCGAGGTCTCGACAGTGGAGGCCGAACCTGGTGACATCATCACGGCCGAAGCGACCGTGACGAACGTCGGGGATGTAACGGATACGTCGTCTATCGTCTTCGAGGTGTACGGGCCGCTATCCCCGATACAGCCTGAAGAGCACGTGAGTAACGTGACGCTCGATCCTGGTGAGGATCGGACGATCGACATTTCATTCGAGGTAACGTCGACGGGTGAGTACGAGATCACTACGCTGGAAGCCGGAACGGGCGAGCTCCTGCCAGATCCCCGCCCCGAGTCGGCGGTCGTCTCGGTGAGTCACCCAGATCCGAACCACGACTGGGGCCACGAGCATTTCGACGCGGCGGGAGCGAACAACAACCCGTACACGAACGCACCCGGCGGGCCGCTCCAGGAGGTCTGGACTCTCGAGTTCGACGGCGGTATGAATCCACCGCTGGTCGGCGATGGTTTCGTCATCGTTCACAACGAGACGGCGATTCAGTCAATCGATCTCGAGACGGGCGAGGTCAAGTGGGAGTACGCGCCAGAGGTCGCAGACGAGGACGGCCAGGATCAGTTGAGTATCGAGCGGCATGTTGTCGTCGACGGGGTCGTCTACTTCACGACCGAGCACTACACCGGTGATCTCGCGTTGGGGGACGAGACGTATCACGTGCGACTATACGCACTCGACGTCGAGACAGGAACGGCCGTCTGGGAGAACGATTATAGTACGTTCCCCGAAAATTACCGACTCAATGGAAACTTCCTCCTTGTCGACGAGGAAGGAGTGCTCCTGGAGCTCCGCGAATACTTCAGGGAGAGTCCCGACGTCCCCATGATCGACGGTGACACGTTGCTCTCGATTGATCGCGATACCGGCAACCTCCACGAGTCCACCCCGACACTAGACGCGCCGATCCAGCACGGCGTCTCCACCGACGACCACATCGTCTTTGAGGCGAATCGAACGTTGTACTCACTGGAGCGTGATTCGCTGAACGACGTGAGCAGTCGGTCGCTGAACACGTACACAGCCGAACTCGCCTCGAACGGCGAGGACGTCTTCGTCGCCACTCGATACTACCACGGCGGAGACAACCCCACGCCGAGTGAGCTTCGCGACGTGGGCGACATCTACGCGCTGAATCCAGCGAACCTATCGGATGAGCGTTGGCACGCGGCGCCGGACACCATCTACACCGAGATCGGCGAGTACGATCGTCACTATGATCTCGTCGTGACAGACGAGACGCTCGTCAGTGCGGCGTACTATCCGGATCCTTTGACAGTCCACTATGCATTCGATCTGGAAACAGGCGAACTCATGTGGGAGCAACGCTACGACTCTCCGGGGAGAGAGAAGCGCGATCTCACCGCAGGCGATGGAGTGCTCTATGCCCCCCACACCGGTTTGTCGCCGTATACCAGCACGCTCGACCTAGCGACGGGCGAACCGGTAGCCGAATCGAGTCTGGCGGGGCGGTACCACACCACTGTTTCGAACGGGACCGTTCTCATTACAGATACCGGAGGTGTCTCCGCGCTTCGGGAGTCTCGCGCCCCCGAAGTGGTGGATCTGTCGCTATCGAAGACCGAGGTACGACAGGGTGACACGATCGAGGTCGACGTTACTGTCCACAATCCAGCCGACGTCGTCGTCAACGTGGCGCTCGAACTGGACTGGGGGGAACCCGTTGACGACGTGACCGACGACTTTGAACTCCAGCCCGGTGAAACGCAGACGCTGAACTACGAGTTCGACGCATGGTTCGGTGACAACTCTGCGTATGTTGTCGTCGAGAACTCTGGTCTCAGAGACCACGTGCGAACCACGTCGATGTACGTTCCCTACACCGGGCAGCGCAACCCGCTGGCGACATTCGAGTTCGCGCCAGCAGAGCCCGTCGCCGGGCAGTCGATCACCTTCGACGCTGGCGAGTCAAACCCGCGACATGGTGACGTCGAGGAGTACCGCTGGGACTTCACTGGAGACGGGACGATTGACACAACGACTGCAAACGTCGAGACCACTTGGACATTCGAGGAACCCGGTATGCACCCCGTGACCTTGGTGATCGTCGATGAAAGTGGTTTCCAGGGATTCCAGACCATCCCCGTTGACGTCCAGGGCGAGGTCGTCCCGATCGAGCGAACAGCGCTGGAGAACGCGCGCGATGCGTTCGATGAACTGGCCGACGCCTACGATAGTACCGCGGCTGAGGCACTCGTCGCCGAGGTAGATGCGGGCCTCGACGAGGGTGCATACGAGGACGAGTCCGAGTATGCCTCGCTGCTCGAGGATGTCTACCCCCACACCGAAGCGGTTATCGACGACCTCGAGGGCCACGTATCAACGGCGAGCTTCGGCGCGTACGGCGACGCCGTCTCATCGCTGGAAACGGCCCTCGAGGAGGATGCCGACGCAGAGACCCTCGCTCTCGAACTGGATGCGCTGAACGACGCGGCAGCGGAACTCGAGGGCTGGTACTTCGCGGTCGAACTCCAGGCAGTCGATACGGAGGTTGTTGTCGGGGAGACACTAACGCTCCCCTACGAAGTGACGAATACGGGGATCGAATCGGGAACGCAGCAAGTCGACCTCCTCGTGAACGGATCGACCGTTGCTACGGAGACGCACACGGTAGACGCCTCGACGTCCCTCGAGGGCGAGTTCACGTACGAGACGACACAAGCCGACGCGCCGTCGATCGAAGTTGTCGTCCAGAGTCCGGACGACACCGACGTGACGTTCGTCGCCATCGAAGAGCAGGAAGAAACACTCGATCCGGTAGCGAAGACGGCCCTGGAGAACGCAAGCACCAGCTTCGAAGGGGTTTCCGAGGAGTTCGACAGCCCTGCAGCAGGGACGATCGTGGAAGAATTCGACCAGGCCCTCGAGGGTGAAATCTACGACGACAACGGAGATTTCGCCCTCTTTATCGACAACGTCACGTCACTTCTGGAGGAGGTATCCGACGAGATCGACGGCCAGGTGACAGACTCGAGTCTGGCCGACTACGACGAGGCGGTAACAGAGTTGCACGACCTTGTGGAATCGCAGTCGTCACCCGAAGCGCTGGCTGCGGGACTAGACGCGGTGAGCGAGTCGGCGGATGCCCTCGAGCCTTCGTCATCGCCAGGGCCGGGTGATGACGAGTCCGGGGACGACGAGGACGACAGTGACGAAGACGACGCAGATGAAGATGACAGTGACGAGGACGACAGTGACGAGGACGACAGTGACGAAGACGACGCAGATGAAGACGACAGTGACGAAGGTGATGCCGATGAGGACGACAGTGACGAAGGCGACGCAGATGAAGATGACAGCGACGAAGATGATGTCGACGAGGGTGATGCCGATGAGGACGACAGTGACGGAGACGACGCAGATGAAGTCGAGAGCGACGAGGATGACGTCGATGAGAACGGCAGCGACGAAGACGACGCAGATGATGATGACGGAGATGACGATGACGCCGTTGAGGGCGAGAGCGACGAAGACGACGAAATGGCTACCAGCGATGACGACGATGGTGGAAGCTCCGACAGCTTGCCCGGGTTCGGTTTCATCACCGCAGTACTCGCCCTTCTGGCAGCTGGTATGTTAGGCCTCCGTAAAAGGGCGTGA
- a CDS encoding histidine kinase N-terminal 7TM domain-containing protein: protein MVLEEVHFRVAYLVAAVGVLFLLRRPLRYPNRPGSKWFAVTIVATSLWLGCVGLYYFVHSLTGSLILYTTVQFVITICFISWFLVAVEFATGRRPAKSLVLFLAALAIVHFIVLWTNFFWVHDLAYRSNAWVDDTGGIRIAGGPLYWVHIVSMYVLVFLSTTLYVSQWASSSGLRRRQAAILAMTPAVGVGANLLLLLDVGLLGFDPTPIGVIVGVVLMGWALYRAEFLDVTPIARQTVVERMADAVIIIDDRNRVVDWNRAALELFDVGGPVAGMATEAFFHPVSSETLEVLVETERAEAEITFERDGRRRYALVSIDPVEGDAFEPLGRVIVARDVTGIKRREQQLIKQNEYLDEFAGIVSHDMQGPLMQIRLNTDLARRTNDVSSLDSVLDATDRMRRLVDDLLDLARTGHQLDDLEPVEFADLANTAWGCVWTPEAELVVENDQTVLADPDRLQQLLENIFRNSVEHASVDDRPQIGDRPLAVDHSNAANGQTMTGADESKEVGDATANGVRVRIGSLVDGFFIEDNGTGIPVELRERVFERGYSTSEDGTGLGLSIVSHIAGAHGWSVCATESAQGGARFEITGVDTVE, encoded by the coding sequence ATGGTTCTTGAGGAGGTCCACTTCCGAGTCGCATACCTCGTTGCAGCGGTCGGTGTCTTGTTCTTGCTCCGACGGCCGTTGCGCTACCCCAATCGGCCCGGAAGCAAGTGGTTCGCGGTGACAATCGTCGCGACCTCGCTCTGGCTCGGCTGTGTAGGACTCTACTACTTTGTTCACAGTTTGACTGGCTCGTTGATCCTGTACACTACCGTCCAGTTTGTGATTACAATTTGTTTCATCAGCTGGTTTCTCGTCGCCGTCGAGTTCGCGACGGGTCGACGCCCGGCCAAGTCGCTCGTCCTCTTTCTTGCGGCACTCGCCATCGTCCATTTCATCGTGCTCTGGACCAACTTCTTCTGGGTACACGACCTTGCCTACCGGTCTAATGCGTGGGTTGACGACACTGGTGGCATCCGAATCGCTGGCGGGCCGCTATATTGGGTTCATATCGTCTCTATGTACGTTCTGGTGTTCCTCTCGACGACGCTCTACGTCTCACAATGGGCGAGTTCCAGTGGCCTCCGTCGCCGACAGGCAGCCATTCTGGCAATGACTCCTGCCGTTGGAGTAGGCGCAAACTTGCTGTTGCTGCTCGACGTCGGCCTCCTCGGGTTTGATCCGACGCCGATCGGCGTCATCGTCGGCGTTGTGCTCATGGGTTGGGCACTGTACCGAGCGGAGTTCCTCGACGTCACTCCGATTGCCAGGCAAACCGTCGTCGAGCGAATGGCCGACGCCGTGATTATCATCGACGATCGGAACCGAGTCGTCGACTGGAATCGTGCTGCACTCGAGCTTTTCGACGTCGGTGGCCCAGTTGCTGGGATGGCAACTGAGGCGTTTTTCCACCCTGTGTCATCTGAAACGCTCGAGGTGCTCGTAGAGACGGAGCGAGCCGAAGCAGAGATTACCTTCGAGCGGGACGGACGACGACGATACGCGTTGGTGTCGATCGATCCCGTCGAAGGCGATGCGTTCGAACCCCTTGGCCGAGTGATCGTCGCACGCGATGTCACGGGGATCAAGCGACGCGAACAACAGCTCATCAAGCAAAACGAGTATCTCGACGAGTTCGCTGGCATCGTCTCACACGATATGCAGGGACCGTTGATGCAAATTCGCCTGAACACGGATCTCGCACGAAGAACGAACGACGTCTCGAGTCTGGACTCCGTGCTCGATGCAACTGACCGAATGCGTCGACTTGTCGACGACCTGCTCGACCTTGCACGGACGGGCCACCAACTAGACGACCTCGAGCCGGTCGAGTTCGCTGATCTGGCCAATACCGCCTGGGGCTGCGTGTGGACTCCCGAGGCCGAGCTCGTCGTCGAGAACGACCAGACCGTACTCGCAGATCCCGATCGGTTACAGCAGTTACTGGAGAACATCTTTCGAAACAGCGTCGAACATGCCTCTGTGGACGATCGGCCACAGATAGGGGATCGACCACTGGCAGTGGATCACTCCAACGCAGCCAACGGTCAAACGATGACGGGAGCGGACGAGTCAAAGGAAGTCGGTGACGCCACGGCCAATGGGGTGCGTGTCCGCATCGGATCGCTCGTCGACGGCTTCTTCATCGAGGACAATGGCACAGGAATCCCAGTGGAACTACGCGAGCGCGTCTTCGAACGCGGGTATTCCACCTCCGAGGACGGAACGGGACTTGGCCTCAGCATTGTTAGCCACATCGCTGGCGCACACGGATGGTCGGTCTGTGCCACAGAAAGCGCACAGGGTGGAGCTCGCTTCGAGATCACTGGCGTCGACACTGTCGAGTAA
- a CDS encoding winged helix-turn-helix transcriptional regulator, giving the protein MDHSEDGVSREQAAILEVLSLLSKKWQPVVLLTLMEDGPLGFNELLKALPNISGNVLSKTLDELCEVNLVERRIVSESPLRVEYDLTTAGADMETIFEAAVTWSMSHLEPSTPTILFADGDRRVTDMYRQWLNDRYRTVGAHNVDELESLVDAGADVVLVDEGVPGVDPTDLTSIVGDSCRTIVFVDDRPGVDLYRVDADDIRRKPIMQSTATEAIESQLRRLDEDAVERERAALTAKRSILESCFSPDHLEADERYLELCERIDALEESH; this is encoded by the coding sequence ATGGATCATTCCGAGGACGGCGTATCACGCGAGCAAGCCGCGATCCTCGAAGTTCTTTCACTGCTCTCGAAGAAGTGGCAACCGGTTGTCCTTCTTACGCTCATGGAGGACGGCCCCCTCGGATTCAATGAACTCCTCAAAGCGCTACCGAATATTTCGGGGAACGTGCTCTCAAAGACACTTGACGAACTCTGTGAGGTGAACCTCGTCGAACGACGAATCGTGAGCGAGTCACCCCTTCGGGTCGAATACGACCTCACCACCGCAGGGGCCGATATGGAGACGATCTTCGAGGCGGCCGTGACATGGTCAATGAGCCACCTCGAGCCATCGACGCCGACGATCCTCTTCGCAGATGGTGACCGTCGAGTGACGGACATGTATCGGCAGTGGCTGAACGACCGTTACCGTACGGTGGGAGCACACAACGTCGACGAACTCGAGTCCCTCGTCGACGCTGGCGCTGATGTCGTGCTGGTAGACGAGGGGGTTCCAGGTGTCGATCCAACCGATCTCACCAGTATCGTCGGTGATTCTTGTCGAACCATTGTCTTTGTGGACGACCGGCCTGGAGTCGACCTGTACAGGGTAGACGCCGACGACATTCGACGGAAGCCGATCATGCAATCGACCGCGACCGAAGCCATTGAATCCCAGCTTCGTCGACTGGACGAGGACGCGGTGGAACGCGAACGAGCAGCCCTGACAGCGAAACGGTCGATCCTCGAATCATGTTTCTCGCCCGACCACCTTGAGGCCGACGAGCGGTACCTCGAGTTGTGCGAACGCATCGACGCACTCGAAGAATCTCACTGA
- a CDS encoding hybrid sensor histidine kinase/response regulator, with translation MNVAGPVDLLLVEDDLEDARTVQRLFTRSQGLDRGATGSGRNGDVRVEHADRLADALEALEERSPDAVLLDLMLPDSAGIDTVDAVVERAPTVPIVVLTGQSDVDIGVEAIRRGAQDYLVKGTLTAELLVRTLRYAIERAHTQHELREQNHHLALLHQFVRTDVRTDANMIMGWSDHLEDRVDRADQPVIERLLDTSRHLLDRTDAAADFLDVLETREHDLEPTNLSSMLEGEIERVSHETDADITLKRSSPNPEDEPVFVEATSMLEIAFKHLFENAVIHTDRETPQITVTTTVGDDRVRVAIADDGVGIPDVQKERLTDPMARFDNLSGMGLGLYIVTTLLEEFGADLEIEDNDPRGTIVTTTFDRSNPA, from the coding sequence ATGAACGTGGCGGGTCCCGTCGATCTTCTCCTGGTCGAAGACGATCTCGAAGACGCCCGCACTGTCCAACGATTGTTCACGCGGTCCCAGGGGCTCGATCGTGGAGCCACCGGTAGTGGACGTAACGGTGACGTGAGGGTCGAACACGCGGATCGGCTGGCGGACGCGCTGGAGGCACTCGAAGAAAGATCCCCAGACGCCGTGCTTCTCGATCTCATGCTTCCGGACAGTGCCGGAATCGATACCGTAGACGCCGTGGTTGAGCGTGCACCGACAGTTCCGATCGTCGTCCTGACCGGACAGAGCGACGTCGATATCGGTGTCGAGGCGATCCGACGAGGTGCACAGGATTATCTCGTCAAAGGAACGCTCACTGCGGAGTTGCTCGTTCGAACACTCAGGTACGCCATCGAACGTGCCCACACCCAGCACGAGCTCAGAGAACAGAATCACCACCTCGCACTCTTACACCAATTCGTCAGAACGGACGTTCGAACCGACGCAAACATGATAATGGGGTGGAGCGACCATCTGGAAGACCGCGTCGACCGCGCTGATCAACCCGTCATCGAACGACTGCTCGATACGAGCCGACACTTGCTCGACCGAACCGACGCCGCAGCGGATTTCCTGGACGTACTCGAGACACGCGAACACGATCTCGAGCCGACCAACCTTTCGTCGATGTTGGAAGGAGAGATAGAACGCGTGAGCCACGAGACCGACGCCGATATCACCCTTAAGCGATCGAGCCCGAATCCAGAGGACGAACCGGTTTTCGTCGAAGCTACCTCGATGCTCGAGATCGCCTTCAAACACCTCTTCGAGAACGCGGTGATCCACACCGATCGCGAGACGCCACAAATCACCGTGACTACTACAGTTGGCGATGATCGAGTCCGAGTGGCCATCGCTGATGACGGGGTCGGAATTCCGGATGTGCAAAAAGAGCGGCTCACCGACCCGATGGCTAGATTCGATAATCTCTCCGGCATGGGCCTGGGCCTCTACATCGTGACCACACTCCTCGAAGAGTTCGGCGCTGACCTCGAGATCGAAGATAACGATCCCCGAGGAACAATCGTCACGACGACGTTCGATCGCTCGAATCCAGCCTAA